In a single window of the Lynx canadensis isolate LIC74 chromosome E2, mLynCan4.pri.v2, whole genome shotgun sequence genome:
- the KIAA0513 gene encoding uncharacterized protein KIAA0513 homolog isoform X4, whose protein sequence is MEAPEVPVGALLDFGTEPAAPSPLEALPPKLQDGDSSQGDGASESETTESADSENDMGELPSHPSWDQYRRSSSNESFSSNQSAESAEDEETQELREFMRGYVDKIFSGGEDLDQEEKAKFGEYCSSENGKGREWFARYVSAQRCNSKCVSEATFYRLVQSFAVVLFECHQMDDFGPAKNLMTMCFTYYHIGKPQLLPPESKEKPAGSIDSYLKSANSWLAEKKDIAERLLKNTSAKTENVKGFFGGLETKLKGPLVRKPEEEESKPKEKPQKTVTVCSPEEERKGEKIYLYTHLKQQPIWHTLRFWNAAFFDAVHCERRKRSPTTRMKPSGPPRLRSACRCKKSESEHEPRPQDCGAQGWPPPPRTLLRELMSAPLVCSLNRPPQRPRGWSCHVRRPLL, encoded by the exons ATGGAGGCCCCGGAGGTGCCCGTGGGCGCCCTGCTTGACTTCGGGACTGAGCCAGCTGCGCCCTCTCCCCTGGAGGCGTTGCCTCCGAAGCTGCAGGATGGGGACAGCTCGCAGGGCGACGGGGCTTCGGAGAGCGAGACCACGGAGTCCGCGGACAGCGAGAATGACATGGGCGAGTTGCCCTCACACCCGTCCTGGGACCAGTACCGCCGCTCCTCCTCCAACGAGTCCTTCTCTTCCAACCAGAGCGCCGAGTCGGCCGAGGACGAGGAGACCCAGGAGCTCCGGGAATTCATGCGCGGCTACGTGGACAAGATCTTCTCTGGAGG GGAGGACTTGGACCAGGAGGAGAAAGCCAAGTTTGGGGAGTACTGTAGCAGTGAGAACGGAAAAGGCCGGGAGTGGTTTGCTCGATACGTGAGCGCCCAG CGCTGCAATTCCAAGTGCGTCTCAGAGGCGACCTTCTACCGCCTGGTGCAGTCTTTCGCCGTCGTCCTGTTCGA GTGCCACCAGATGGACGACTTCGGGCCTGCCAAGAACCTCATGACCATGTGCTTCACCTACTACCACATCG GCAAGCCGCAGCTGCTGCCCCCCGAGTCCAAGGAGAAACCCGCGGGGAGCATCGACTCCTACCTCAAGTCCGCCAACAGCTGGCTAGCAGAGAAGAAGGACATCGCCGAGCGGCTGCTGAAGAACACGTCGGCCAAGACGGAGAACGTCAAGGGCTTCTTCGGGGGGCTGGAGACCAAGCTGAAGGGACCCCTGGTCAGGAAACCAGA ggaggaggagagcaagCCCAAGGAGAAGCCGCAGAAGACCG TGACCGTGTGCAGCccggaggaagagaggaagggggaaaagatcTACCTGTACACGCACCTGAAGCAGCAGCCCATCTG GCACACGCTGAGGTTCTGGAACGCGGCTTTCTTTGATGCTGTGCACTGTGAGAGGAGAAAACGGTCTCCCACCACCAG AATGAAACCATCGGGACCCCCCAGGCTCCGCTCTGCCTGTCGCTGTAAGAAATCAGAATCTGAGCACGAACCGCGGCCACAGGACTGTGGGGCGCAGGGCTGGCCGCCCCCGCCACGGACTCTGCTCAGAGAGCTGATGTCTGCACCTCTGGTCTGCAGCCTGAACAGACCTCCCCAGCGTCCCCGAGGGTGGTCTTGCCACGTCAGGAGACCCCTTTTGTAA